In one Populus nigra chromosome 12, ddPopNigr1.1, whole genome shotgun sequence genomic region, the following are encoded:
- the LOC133670160 gene encoding uncharacterized protein LOC133670160 isoform X2 translates to MKPRNNGTSRGQKAQNFQGERPNWILIAGGALLSTLSIRLGYKLKQTLDSKQQANASDGLKGNMNSSERRSPGCNMHSNMYSFTQGDDVCFNCISGNEGIANLKHRSNDQMLSESDVALPLVMVPAAEFTKENGVMWVSSPDRLELPPKPFSHSNCSDSPSVSESGSDILSKREVIQKLRQQLRRRDDMILEMQDQILELQNSLNAQLTLSSNLQSQLDAANRDLFDSGREIQRLRKAIADHCVKHVDTNDRLSTITAWPSEARNGHANGYLDGESNFETSEKGRGDGGRIEMLKREVGDLKEVIEGKEYLLQSYKEQKAELSMKIMELQHRLDSQLPNIL, encoded by the exons ATGAAACCAAGAAATAATGGGACTTCTAGAGGTCAGAAGGCACAAAATTTTCAGGGTGAGAGACCAAATTGGATTCTTATTGCAGGTGGTGCCTTGTTAAGTACATTGTCAATTCGCCTTGGTTACAAGCTCAAGCAGACACTGGACTCAAAGCAACAGGCAAATGCTAGTGATGGTCTGAAAG GGAACATGAATTCATCTGAGAGGAGATCTCCAGGTTGCAATATGCATTCAAACATGTATTCCTTTACACAAGGTGATGATGTTTGCTTCAACTGCATTTCAG GGAATGAAGGCATTGCAAATCTGAAGCACCGGTCCAATGATCAGATGCTGTCTGAATCAGATGTTGCTCTACCTTTGGTGATGGTTCCTGCTGCAGAATTCACCAAGGAGAATGGTGTTATGTGGGTATCATCTCCTGATCGCCTCGAGTTGCCTCCAAAGCCATTCAGCCATTCAAACTGCTCTGACTCGCCAAGTGTCTCGGAATCTGGTTCTGACATCCTCAGCAAAAGAGAAGTTATACAGAAGCTGAGGCAGCAATTGAGGAGGAGAGACGACATGATTCTTGAGATGCAGGATCAGATTCTGGAATTACAGAATTCGCTCAATGCTCAGCTGACACTTTCTTCAAATTTGCAATCACAGCTCGATGCAGCTAACAGGGATTTGTTTGATTCTGGAAGGGAAATCCAGAGGCTCAGAAAGGCAATTGCTGATCACTGTGTGAAACATGTGGACACCAATGACAGACTATCAACAATCACAGCATGGCCATCCGAGGCTAGAAATGGCCATGCAAATGGGTATCTTGATGGGGAAAGCAATTTTGAGACATCGGAAAAGGGAAGGGGAGATGGCGGGAGGATTGAGATGCTGAAGAGGGAAGTAGGTGATTTGAAGGAAGTGATAGAAGGAAAAGAGTACTTGCTGCAGAGCTACAAGGAGCAGAAGGCAGAGCTTTCCATGAAGATTATGGAATTGCAGCACAGATTGGATTCGCAGCTCCCTAATATTTTGTAG
- the LOC133670273 gene encoding SWI/SNF chromatin-remodeling complex subunit SNF5-like produces MEQQQQQKQQLLLQQQEVQQQQQHQQQFLLLQQLTKQAQQQQQQQQAAISRFPSNIDAHLLPPSNHRPLTLHQQNPNPNPNPIPNLQQQQGSNLGQNAQHLQQQQKGIRPQVNQVELQMAYQDAWRVCHPDFKRPFSSLEDACERLLPYHVVADYEAEEDDRILDSDPTGQMPSRLQQWDHNIAAKVAEFTGTFEKQALAFNIITRKRALGEFRTEERLMIEQALLQEERRLLLDLKAEMDAREKAGLEAQLRMAAMVQAEQARAESHARAEMMSRAPIRPSALGSQGNSAQIGHDMREQEHSVNPEEMMNGWGGNAQRDEKEPSEDFLNDEETENGDTAGHGEWREVGEFDLNTR; encoded by the exons atggagcagcagcagcagcagaagcaACAATTGCTCTTACAACAACAAGAagtgcagcagcagcagcaacatcaACAACAATTTCTCTTGTTACAGCAATTAACGAAACAAGcccaacaacagcaacaacaacaacaagctGCCATTTCTCGATTCCCATCAAATATCGATGCCCACCTGCTTCCACCATCCAATCATCGCCCACTCACTCTTCACCagcaaaaccctaaccctaaccctaaccctattCCCAATTTGCAGCAACAGCAAGGGTCCAATTTGGGGCAAAATGCGCAGCATTTACAGCAGCAGCAAAAGGGGATTCGGCCTCAGGTGAACCAGGTGGAGCTCCAAATGGCGTACCAGGATGCTTGGCGTGTTTGCCATCCAGATTTCAAGAGGCCATTCTCTTCTCTTGAAGATGCTTGCGAGAG ATTACTGCCTTACCATGTAGTAGCAGACTATGAGGCAGAGGAGGACGATAGAATCCTTGATTCTGACCCAACTGGCCAGATGCCATCTCGTTTGCAGCAGTGGGATCATAACATTGCTGCAAAAGTGGCGGAGTTCACTGGCACGTTTGAGAAACAGGCCTTAGCCTTCAACATAATAACCCGCAAGCGTGCCTTGGGTGAATTCCGAACTGAAGAGAGATTGATGATTGAGCAGGCTCTTCTCCAAGAGGAGAGGCGACTTCTGCTCGATTTGAAAGCTGAAATGGATGCCAGGGAGAAGGCCGGTCTAGAGGCTCAGTTGAGAATGGCAGCTATGGTCCAGGCTGAGCAAGCTCGGGCAGAGTCACATGCTCGTGCTGAAATGATGTCTCGGGCCCCAATAAGGCCAAGTGCGCTCGGATCACAAGGTAACAGTGCTCAAATTGGTCATGACATGAGAGAGCAGGAACACAGTGTTAACCCAGAAGAGATGATGAATGGGTGGGGAGGCAATGCTCAGAGAGATGAGAAAGAGCCTTCTGAAGATTTCTTGAATGATGAGGAGACTGAAAATGGGGACACAGCAGGACATGGTGAGTGGAGAGAAGTGGGAGAATTTGATCTGAACACCAGATGA
- the LOC133669837 gene encoding probable tocopherol O-methyltransferase, chloroplastic isoform X1, whose product MTSMLLSSTSQTQIFHNIRTSQPIPHLHPYRTACLAPLPCRSRSIRCAGSTAVADTGSTRELKQGIAELYDESSAVWEDIWGDHMHHGFYDPDEVVSGSDSDHRAAQFRMIQEALSFAGVSEDPEKGPKTVVDVGCGIGGSSRYIARKFGAKCQGITLSPFQAQRANALAETEGLADKVSFQVADALEQPFPDGQFDLVWSMESGEHMPDKRKFVGELARVAAPGATIIIVTWCHRVLGPSEESLQPWEMKHLKKICDAYYLPDWCSTADYVNLLESLSLQDIKTADWSQYVAPFWPAVIRSALTWKGLTSLLRSGMKTIRGALVMPLMIEGYKKGLIKFAIITCRKPE is encoded by the exons ATGACTAGTATGCTACTATCCAGCACGTCACAAACCCAAATCTTCCACAACATCCGCACGTCCCAGCCCATTCCTCACCTCCACCCATACCGTACGGCGTGTCTTGCCCCTCTGCCATGTCGTTCCCGGTCGATACGTTGCGCGGGGTCAACTGCCGTTGCAGACACTGGCAGTACTCGAGAGCTTAAGCAAGGCATAGCAGAGCTTTACGACGAGTCCTCTGCTGTATGGGAGGACATTTGGGGAGACCACATGCATCACGGATTCTACGACCCGGATGAAGTAGTTTCCGGGTCGGATTCCGATCACCGGGCTGCTCAGTTCCGAATGATACAAGAGGCACTCAGTTTTGCCGGCGTCTCTG AGGACCCAGAAAAGGGGCCAAAGACTGTGGTTGATGTTGGGTGTGGGATAGGAGGCAGCTCTAGGTACATAGCAAGGAAATTTGGAGCCAAATGCCAAGGCATCACACTTAGTCCCTTCCAAGCGCAGAGGGCCAATGCTCTTGCAGAAACTGAAGGATTAGCTGACAAG GTTTCCTTTCAAGTTGCAGATGCATTAGAGCAGCCATTTCCAGATGGACAGTTTGATCTGGTTTGGTCAATGGAGAGTGGAGAGCATATGCCCGACAAAAGAAAG TTTGTTGGTGAATTGGCTAGAGTCGCAGCCCCAGGAGCCACAATTATTATTGTAACATGGTGTCACAGGGTTCTTGGCCCTTCTGAAGAATCTCTTCAGCCATGGGAGATGAAGCATCTTAAAAAGATATGTGATGCTTACTATCTTCCAGACTGGTGTTCTACTGCTGATTATGTCAACTTACTTGAGTCCCTCTCTCTTCAG GATATTAAGACAGCAGATTGGTCTCAATATGTTGCTCCATTTTGGCCAGCAGTAATTCGCTCGGCATTGACGTGGAAGGGCCTGACATCTCTGCTGCGCAGTG GTATGAAAACCATCAGAGGAGCACTGGTGATGCCATTGATGATTGAAGGATACAAGAAGGGTCTGATTAAGTTTGCCATCATTACATGTAGAAAGCCCGAATAA
- the LOC133669837 gene encoding probable tocopherol O-methyltransferase, chloroplastic isoform X2, with the protein MDPQELKQGIAELYDESSGVWEDIWGEHMHHGFYNPDDQVSGSGSDHRAAQIRMMQEALRFAGISEDPEKGPKTVVDVGCGIGGSSRYIARKFGAKCQGITLSPFQAQRANALAETEGLADKVSFQVADALEQPFPDGQFDLVWSMESGEHMPDKRKFVGELARVAAPGATIIIVTWCHRVLGPSEESLQPWEMKHLKKICDAYYLPDWCSTADYVNLLESLSLQDIKTADWSQYVAPFWPAVIRSALTWKGLTSLLRSGMKTIRGALVMPLMIEGYKKGLIKFAIITCRKPE; encoded by the exons ATGGATCCTCAGGAGCTCAAACAAGGCATAGCCGAGCTTTACGACGAGTCGTCAGGTGTGTGGGAGGACATATGGGGAGAGCATATGCACCACGGGTTCTACAACCCGGATGATCAGGTTTCTGGATCCGGGTCAGATCACAGGGCTGCCCAGATCCGAATGATGCAGGAGGCGCTTCGTTTCGCTGGCATTTCAG AGGACCCAGAAAAGGGGCCAAAGACTGTGGTTGATGTTGGGTGTGGGATAGGAGGCAGCTCTAGGTACATAGCAAGGAAATTTGGAGCCAAATGCCAAGGCATCACACTTAGTCCCTTCCAAGCGCAGAGGGCCAATGCTCTTGCAGAAACTGAAGGATTAGCTGACAAG GTTTCCTTTCAAGTTGCAGATGCATTAGAGCAGCCATTTCCAGATGGACAGTTTGATCTGGTTTGGTCAATGGAGAGTGGAGAGCATATGCCCGACAAAAGAAAG TTTGTTGGTGAATTGGCTAGAGTCGCAGCCCCAGGAGCCACAATTATTATTGTAACATGGTGTCACAGGGTTCTTGGCCCTTCTGAAGAATCTCTTCAGCCATGGGAGATGAAGCATCTTAAAAAGATATGTGATGCTTACTATCTTCCAGACTGGTGTTCTACTGCTGATTATGTCAACTTACTTGAGTCCCTCTCTCTTCAG GATATTAAGACAGCAGATTGGTCTCAATATGTTGCTCCATTTTGGCCAGCAGTAATTCGCTCGGCATTGACGTGGAAGGGCCTGACATCTCTGCTGCGCAGTG GTATGAAAACCATCAGAGGAGCACTGGTGATGCCATTGATGATTGAAGGATACAAGAAGGGTCTGATTAAGTTTGCCATCATTACATGTAGAAAGCCCGAATAA
- the LOC133670160 gene encoding uncharacterized protein LOC133670160 isoform X1, with translation MSVFSSFLLPLKMKPRNNGTSRGQKAQNFQGERPNWILIAGGALLSTLSIRLGYKLKQTLDSKQQANASDGLKGNMNSSERRSPGCNMHSNMYSFTQGDDVCFNCISGNEGIANLKHRSNDQMLSESDVALPLVMVPAAEFTKENGVMWVSSPDRLELPPKPFSHSNCSDSPSVSESGSDILSKREVIQKLRQQLRRRDDMILEMQDQILELQNSLNAQLTLSSNLQSQLDAANRDLFDSGREIQRLRKAIADHCVKHVDTNDRLSTITAWPSEARNGHANGYLDGESNFETSEKGRGDGGRIEMLKREVGDLKEVIEGKEYLLQSYKEQKAELSMKIMELQHRLDSQLPNIL, from the exons ATGAG TGTGTTCTCAAGCTTCTTACTTCCTCTTAAAATGAAACCAAGAAATAATGGGACTTCTAGAGGTCAGAAGGCACAAAATTTTCAGGGTGAGAGACCAAATTGGATTCTTATTGCAGGTGGTGCCTTGTTAAGTACATTGTCAATTCGCCTTGGTTACAAGCTCAAGCAGACACTGGACTCAAAGCAACAGGCAAATGCTAGTGATGGTCTGAAAG GGAACATGAATTCATCTGAGAGGAGATCTCCAGGTTGCAATATGCATTCAAACATGTATTCCTTTACACAAGGTGATGATGTTTGCTTCAACTGCATTTCAG GGAATGAAGGCATTGCAAATCTGAAGCACCGGTCCAATGATCAGATGCTGTCTGAATCAGATGTTGCTCTACCTTTGGTGATGGTTCCTGCTGCAGAATTCACCAAGGAGAATGGTGTTATGTGGGTATCATCTCCTGATCGCCTCGAGTTGCCTCCAAAGCCATTCAGCCATTCAAACTGCTCTGACTCGCCAAGTGTCTCGGAATCTGGTTCTGACATCCTCAGCAAAAGAGAAGTTATACAGAAGCTGAGGCAGCAATTGAGGAGGAGAGACGACATGATTCTTGAGATGCAGGATCAGATTCTGGAATTACAGAATTCGCTCAATGCTCAGCTGACACTTTCTTCAAATTTGCAATCACAGCTCGATGCAGCTAACAGGGATTTGTTTGATTCTGGAAGGGAAATCCAGAGGCTCAGAAAGGCAATTGCTGATCACTGTGTGAAACATGTGGACACCAATGACAGACTATCAACAATCACAGCATGGCCATCCGAGGCTAGAAATGGCCATGCAAATGGGTATCTTGATGGGGAAAGCAATTTTGAGACATCGGAAAAGGGAAGGGGAGATGGCGGGAGGATTGAGATGCTGAAGAGGGAAGTAGGTGATTTGAAGGAAGTGATAGAAGGAAAAGAGTACTTGCTGCAGAGCTACAAGGAGCAGAAGGCAGAGCTTTCCATGAAGATTATGGAATTGCAGCACAGATTGGATTCGCAGCTCCCTAATATTTTGTAG